In Plasmodium falciparum 3D7 genome assembly, chromosome: 6, the following proteins share a genomic window:
- a CDS encoding RING zinc finger protein, putative, translating into MNIDIEEEISNGNYVEINNTEVVIFRYFSMVLYILLFFCILSFILMCVYYFRTPCESCDVFNRILVIAILIKSIGHLKITIIRIKLRHEIDNDERLKNIMISLIKLFNFLTFFLSLLSLYLLHFYKNICTTNTISLKIIRIYYYFTITLYFIPLLFYISLGLFLSIIICIMINFSVDETDRIPTPEYIIKKLKVMRYEDINYIHKKRNKNGKSGVKTFIKKPSFELILDKVKSVIIDNDNSPNHKTQKNKNEIIKCKEDKKKRKKKEQQQYIKGKELGDIINSNIVDENLQDMLKPLNSLPSEDNKIHNTFEKKIDNIRYDNVTNYHHQNNDNDDDIIISSDKDISNESQDDTNNYTDHDNQKIYNQNDDVCSICMMNYINKDDVMIMPCDKRHFFHVNCLTKWLYKSQVCPICRTNIVNCINSKNEIV; encoded by the exons ATGAATATAGATATAGAGGAGGAGATTAGTAATG GAAATTATGTCGAAATTAATAATACCGAAGTTGTAATTTTTAGATATTTCTCCATggtcttatatattttattatttttttgtatcttGTCGTTTATCCTGATGTGTGTATACTACTTTCGAACACCTTGTGAATCATGCGACGTTTTTAATAGGATTCTTGTTATAgctatattaataaaaagtatagggcatttaaaaattacaataataaGGATAAAGCTTAGACATGAAATTGATAACGATGAAcgattaaaaaatattatgatttctttaataaagttatttaattttttaactttttttttatcattattatctttatatttacttcacttttataaaaatatatgtactacGAATACAATctcattaaaaattataagaatatattattatttcaccATAACACTATATTTTATACctctattattttatatatctctaggattatttttatccattattatttgtattatgaTAAATTTCTCGGTAGATGAAACGGATAGAATTCCTACCcctgaatatattattaagaaaTTAAAAGTTATGAGATATGaggatataaattatatacataagaaACGAAATAAAAATGGTAAATCAGGTGTCaaaacatttataaaaaaaccaTCCTTTGAACTAATCTTAGATAAAGTAAAAAGCGTTATTATAGACAATGACAATAGCCCAAATCataaaacacaaaaaaacaaaaatgaaattataaaatgtaaagaagataaaaagaaaagaaaaaaaaaagaacaacaacaatatataaaaggaaaagaattaggtgatattataaattcaAATATAGTAGATGAAAATTTACAAGATATGTTAAAGCCATTAAATTCATTACCTtctgaagataataaaatacataatacatttgaaaaaaaaatagataataTTAGATATGACAATGTTAcaaattatcatcatcaaaataatgataacgatgatgatattattattagtagtGATAAAGATATTTCAAATGAAAGTCAAGAtgatacaaataattatactGATCATGataatcaaaaaatatataatcaaaatgaTGATGTCTGCTCTATATGTATGatgaattatattaataaagatgATGTTATGATCATGCCTTGTGATAAAAGACACTTTTTTCACGTCAACTGCTTAACCAAATGGTTGTATAAAAGTCAGGTATGTCCTATATGTAGAACTAATATTGTCAATTGtattaattcaaaaaatgaaatcGTATGA
- a CDS encoding uroporphyrinogen III decarboxylase, with protein sequence MLKCLVTPLLICILTIKILCFINLKKLRFNIIKTETILNMNEVGEIYSRPENLKYEKFGRPQNDLILNVIENKNEEKKFKKIPLWIMRQAGRYLPEYVEIRKKYDFFEICKSPDLSSYVSIMPYDRFKTDMIVIFSDILIIFVAMGIDIKFVENLGPVFNLEIYNMNDFNKLNLNMKEIIDNLYYVYDSINLTKKKINNDVPILGFCGSPFTLFMYLTKNNKKTYEDSFKFLYEKPNDAHQIINKLSDICLNHLINQIDSGANIIQIFDSNAELVDKNIFNEFSIIYLKKVIEIIKKYRPNIYIILFIKNNFHDDIKNLKIDVLSITHKQLIDNTDQFYFKLFQNNIILQGALDPYILLLNDHELIQKHIIQMMKNITHKNKYIANLGHGILPTTKIKNVNLFIDTIRNNEWS encoded by the exons aTGCTCAAATGTTTGGTAACACCacttttaatatgtatactcacaattaaaattttatgttttataaatttaaaaaaacttCGATTCAATATCATAAAAACAGAAACAATTCTGAATATGAATGAGGTTGGTGAAATATATTCTAGGCCCGAAAATTTGAAATAtgaaa AATTCGGAAGACCTCAAAATGATTTAATCTTAAATGTTATAGAAAACAAAAAcgaggaaaaaaaatttaagaaGATTCCCTTGTGGATTATGAGACAAGCTGGGAGATATTTACCAGAATATGTTGAGATTcgtaaaaaatatgatttttttgaaatatgtaAAAGCCCAGATTTATCATCCTATGTATCTATTATGCCATATGATAGATTCAAGACAGATATGATAGTTATATTTTCAGACAtcttaataatttttgtagCAATGGGtatagatataaaatttGTAGAGAATCTAGGTCCTGTTTTTAATTTGGAAATTTACAATATGAATGATTTTAATAAACTAAATTTGAATATGAAAGAAATTAtagataatttatattatgtatacgATTCCATAAAtttaaccaaaaaaaaaataaacaatgaCGTTCCTATATTAGGTTTTTGTGGCTCAccatttacattatttatgtatttaacaaaaaataataaaaaaacatatgaaGATAGTTTTAAATTTCTTTATGAAAAACCAAACGATGCCCatcaaattataaataaattaagtgACATATGCCTCAATCATTTGATAAATCAAATCGATAGTGGAGCaaatattattcaaattttTGATAGTAATGCTGAATTagtagataaaaatatttttaacgaatttagtattatatatcttaAGAAAGTTATagaaatcataaaaaaatatagaccaaacatatatattatattatttataaaaaataatttccaTGATGATATTAAGAATCTAAAAATAGATGTACTATCTATAACACATAAACAATTAATAGATAACACAGACCAATtctattttaaattatttcaaaacaatattattttacaagGAGCACTAGATCcatatatactattattaaaTGATCATGAATTAATACAGaaacatattatacaaatgatgaaaaatataactcataaaaataaatatatagcaAATCTAGGACATGGAATACTTCCTA